The Sphingopyxis sp. YR583 sequence AGAGACTGATTCATGGCCCTTCCCCCGATTTTCGACCGCCTGCGCTTGCCCGTCATCGGTTCGCCGCTGTTCATCGTATCAGGGCCCGAACTCGTCATTGCGCAGTGCAAGGCCGGTGTCGTCGGCAGCTTCCCCGCGCTCAACGCGCGCCCGCAATCGCTGCTCGACGAATGGCTGCACCAGATTACCGAAGAGCTTGCGGCCTGGGACCGCGACAATCCCGACCGGCTCTCCGCCCCCTATGCGGTCAACCAGATCGTCCATAAATCGAACGACCGGCTGGAGCAGGACATTGCGACCTGCGCCAAGTGGAAGGTGCCGATCACGATCACGTCGCTCGGCGCGCGCGAGGAACTCAACCAGGCCGTGCATGGCTGGGGCGGCATTACGCTGCACGATGTCATCGACGACCGTTTCGCACGCAAGGCAGTAGAAAAGGGCGCGGACGGCCTGATCCCCGTCGCCGCGGGTGCCGGGGGCCATGCCGGCCGCCAGTCGCCCTTTGCGCTGGTGCAGGAAATTCGCGAATGGTTCGACGGCCCCGTCGCGCTGTCGGGCGCGATCGGCCACGGCCGCTCGATCCTCGCCGCGCAGGCGTGCGGCGCCGACCTCGCCTATATCGGCAGCGCCTTCATCGCGACCGCAGAAGCCAATGCCGACGAAGGTTACAAGAGCGGCATCGTCGAAGGGCGCGCCGCGGACATCGTCTATTCGAACCTTTTCACCGGCGTGCATGGAAACTATCTGCGCCAGTCGATCGTCTCGGCCGGGATGGACCCCGACAATCTGCCCGAAGGCGACCTCAAGACGATGAACTTCGGATCGGGCGGCAATACCAAGGCCAAGGCGTGGAAGGACATCTGGGGTTCGGGCCAGGGCATCGGCCCCGTCACCGCCGTTCGCCCGGTCGCCGAGTTCGTCGGCGAACTGGAGGCGCAATATCTCGCCGCGCGCCGCGAACTCGAAGCCAAGGTTCGGCTGTAAACCGCACGCCCATGTCGCCGACCCAACGGTCGGCGATCCCGGCCCGACAGAATGAGCTTTCAATCCCCCCTCTCATCCGCGGGAGGGGAGAAGGAAGGCGGTTCCCCGCAGTTTCCGACCCGCTGTAACGAAAAAAGGCGCCGCGATTGCTCGCAGCGCCTTTTTCACGAACTGGATCCCGAACGGGAAACGGGTCTTACTTGATCCCGTCGCGCTCCATCCGCTTGCGCTCCATCTTGCGGGCGCGGCGGACGGCGGCAGCATGCTCACGCGCACGCTTTTCGCTGGGCTTCTCGTAATGACGGCGCAGCTTCATTTCGCGATACACGCCCTCACGCTGCAGCTTCTTCTTGAGCGCGCGAAGGGCCTGGTCGACATTATTGTCGCGAACGATGATCTGCATACGCCGTGTCGTCTCCTGTTCGTCAAAACGATCGAGGCACCGGGAAACCGGTTTGCCGTAAATCGCCGATATTCGGGCAATAAAAAGAGCGCCGCGATCACGCGACGTTCCGATGCTGCGCCAACTAGAGAGATTCGCGTCGAAATGCAAGCCCCAACGCGGCAAACCGCACCCGCCGTGCCGCGAGACCGCCCTGCCCGCTCGCGGGATTGTGCCGCGCCCCATCCTTATGGCATAGGTAGCAGGACGAAACTAACATCATAATGAGGGACAGGCAGATGGCGACCCAGCTCAAGCGCAACAGCAAATATAGCGAAGCCGAATGGACGGCGCGGCAGGAGCTTGCCGCCTGCTACCGCATCTTCGCGATGATGGGCTGGGACGAGATGATCTTCAACCATATCACGGTGAAGGTGCCCGACGAGGAGGGCAGCTACCTCATCAACCCCTATGGCATGCATTTCAGCGAAGTGACCGCCTCGACGCTGATCAAGATCGACATCGACGGCAACAAGGTCGACGAGGACAATCCCTGGCATGTCAACAAGGCGGGCTTCGTCCAGCACAGCCTGTTCCACCGCGTCCTGCCCGACGCGCATGCGATCATCCACACGCACACGACCGCGACGGTCGCGGTCTGCGCGCTCGAAGGCGGACTGCAGCCGGTCAATTTCTACGCCTGCAACTTCGCCGGCCAGCTCGCCTATCATGATTTCGAAGGCGTCACTGTGCGCGAGGAAGAAGGCGAGCGGCTGGTCCAGAATCTCGGCGACAAGCGCATCCTGATGCTCAAGAACCACGGCCCCGTCGTGATGGGCAAGACGCTGACCGAAGCCTTCATCAAATATTGGGCGCTCCAGCGCGCGTGCGAGATCCAGATGGCGACGATGAGCATGGGCAAGCCGATCACCGTCCCGCAAGAGGTGATCGCGGTCCACCAGCGCGACCTGTTCATGGCCTCCATCCCCGGACAGGCGGGCAAGGCCGAGTTCGACGCGATGGTGCGCAAGGTCGACAAGATCGACACGAGCTGGCGTGACTAATCCCGCTGCTGCGCTAACAGGGGCGGCATGACACGATTCTCGGTCAACGACCGCCCGGTCGAATATCGCATGGAACCCGAAACGCCCCTGCTGTGGGCGCTGCGCGACGCGTCGAACCTGACGGGGACCAAATATGGCTGCGGCACCGGCGAATGCGGCGCGTGCACCGTCGACATCGATGGCGAGGCGATTCGCAGCTGCATGGTCACCATTGCCGAGTGCGAGGGCCGTTTCGTCACGACGATCGAAGGGCTCGCGCGCGACCGCAGCCACCCGGTGCAGCAGGCGTGGGTCGCCGAGCAGGTCCCGCAATGCGGCTTTTGCCAGTCGGGAATGATCATGGCGGCCGCGTCGCTGCTCCGGTCGAACAGCAATCCGAGCGACGCCGAAATCGACGCGGCGATGACCAATATCTGCCGTTGCGGCACCTATCCGCGCATCCGCACCGCCATCCGCCTTGCGGGCCGCGTAATCCGTGGCGAGGAGCGCATTGCCGCCGCGCCGCCGCCCGGCATCCGTCCCGAAGATGCGGCGCAGGCGGTCCCGGCGCTCCGCCTGCCGCCCGGCCGCTGAACGGCACTGTTCATCTAGCTGAACCGCAGGCAACAACGCGGTCAGCAGCCGATCATCTTGCGGAGCGTAAGAATCGATTCATCATCCCGGCTGGCGTCTCCAGCAAACGGGACATGAGTTGGAGAATGGCGAGATGAAGAAGATGTTCGGAGGGTTGCTGATCGCTGCAACGATCCTGACCCCGATCGCGCCCGCCGCCGCACAGGCGTCGGGCGAACGGGTGCAGATCGCACAGCGCGGCGACCGTGGGGATCGCGGACCACGCGGCCCCGAAGCACGCCGCGGTGGCGGAAACTGGAGCGGTCAGGCCCGGCCCGAGCGCCAGCAAAGCCAGCCGCAGCAAGCCCCGCGCCAGCAGCAGCGCGGCGAAATGCGCCAGCAGCAATGGCAGCAACGCGGCAATGACCAGCAGCGGCAAGCCCAGCGTCAGCAGTGGCAACAGCAGCGTGGAGACGACGCGCAGCGACAGGCCCAACGCCAGCAATGGCAGCAGCAGCGCGGGAACGAAGCCCAGCGCCAGCAATGGCAGCAGCGGCAGGCCGAACAGCGCCAGCGCGGCGGCGCTTATGACCGCAACCGCGACGGTCGCACCGACCGGCAGTGGGACCGCAATCGCGACGGCCAGGTCGATCGTCAGTGGGATCGCAACCGCAATGGTCAGGTTGACCGGCGTTACGATCGCAACCGGAATGGCGACCTCGATCGCCGCTGGGACCGCAACGACAATAATCGCGTCGACCGGCGGTACGACCGCAACCGCAACGGTTATGTCGACCGCCGCTATCGCGACGGGCGCAACGACCGCTGGGATCGCAACAATAGCCGCTGGAATCGCGACTGGCGCAGCGATCGTCGCTACGACTGGCGGAGCTATCGCGACCGGAACCGCAACTATTATCGCCTTCCCCGCTATTACAACCCGTATCGCGGCTATGGCTACACGCGCTTCAGCATCGGTTTCAGCCTGAATTCGCTTTTCTATAGCTCGCGCTACTGGATCAACGATCCCAGCTATTACCGCCTGCCGCCCGCCTATGGTGGCACGCGCTGGATCCGCTATTATAACGACGCGCTTCTGGTCGACACCTATTCGGGCGAAGTGATCGACGTAGTCTATGATTTCTTCTGGTAATATTCCTTTCGGTTATCAGATGACAAACTGAGGGGCCGGCTCGACCGGCCCCTTTTTTTGAACGCGGCCGGTTCGCCGATCCCTCTTTTATGCGCTTGCCCTGCCCCGTTCGCCGCGCCACGGTGGCGCAATCAAACAGGGGAGACTTCATGCGTAAACTGGGAATGGTCGCAGCCGCGACGCTCGCGTTGCTCGGCACTACGGCCTATGCGAAAACGACCGTCATCTATGCGGGCCGCGTCATCACCGACGCCAGCAAGCCCGCGCAGGGCCCCTCGACCGTCACGATTACCGACGACCGTATCACCTCGATCGCTCCCGGCCGGACCGAAGCGCCCGCAGGCGCCGAAGTCGT is a genomic window containing:
- a CDS encoding NAD(P)H-dependent flavin oxidoreductase yields the protein MALPPIFDRLRLPVIGSPLFIVSGPELVIAQCKAGVVGSFPALNARPQSLLDEWLHQITEELAAWDRDNPDRLSAPYAVNQIVHKSNDRLEQDIATCAKWKVPITITSLGAREELNQAVHGWGGITLHDVIDDRFARKAVEKGADGLIPVAAGAGGHAGRQSPFALVQEIREWFDGPVALSGAIGHGRSILAAQACGADLAYIGSAFIATAEANADEGYKSGIVEGRAADIVYSNLFTGVHGNYLRQSIVSAGMDPDNLPEGDLKTMNFGSGGNTKAKAWKDIWGSGQGIGPVTAVRPVAEFVGELEAQYLAARRELEAKVRL
- a CDS encoding (2Fe-2S)-binding protein, with translation MTRFSVNDRPVEYRMEPETPLLWALRDASNLTGTKYGCGTGECGACTVDIDGEAIRSCMVTIAECEGRFVTTIEGLARDRSHPVQQAWVAEQVPQCGFCQSGMIMAAASLLRSNSNPSDAEIDAAMTNICRCGTYPRIRTAIRLAGRVIRGEERIAAAPPPGIRPEDAAQAVPALRLPPGR
- a CDS encoding class II aldolase/adducin family protein, giving the protein MATQLKRNSKYSEAEWTARQELAACYRIFAMMGWDEMIFNHITVKVPDEEGSYLINPYGMHFSEVTASTLIKIDIDGNKVDEDNPWHVNKAGFVQHSLFHRVLPDAHAIIHTHTTATVAVCALEGGLQPVNFYACNFAGQLAYHDFEGVTVREEEGERLVQNLGDKRILMLKNHGPVVMGKTLTEAFIKYWALQRACEIQMATMSMGKPITVPQEVIAVHQRDLFMASIPGQAGKAEFDAMVRKVDKIDTSWRD
- the rpsU gene encoding 30S ribosomal protein S21, yielding MQIIVRDNNVDQALRALKKKLQREGVYREMKLRRHYEKPSEKRAREHAAAVRRARKMERKRMERDGIK
- a CDS encoding RcnB family protein, which gives rise to MKKMFGGLLIAATILTPIAPAAAQASGERVQIAQRGDRGDRGPRGPEARRGGGNWSGQARPERQQSQPQQAPRQQQRGEMRQQQWQQRGNDQQRQAQRQQWQQQRGDDAQRQAQRQQWQQQRGNEAQRQQWQQRQAEQRQRGGAYDRNRDGRTDRQWDRNRDGQVDRQWDRNRNGQVDRRYDRNRNGDLDRRWDRNDNNRVDRRYDRNRNGYVDRRYRDGRNDRWDRNNSRWNRDWRSDRRYDWRSYRDRNRNYYRLPRYYNPYRGYGYTRFSIGFSLNSLFYSSRYWINDPSYYRLPPAYGGTRWIRYYNDALLVDTYSGEVIDVVYDFFW